The nucleotide sequence CAACAGACTCGACAGGAATACAAGTGGCATCGTTATCGCTGGAAAGACTATAAAGGGTCTTCAGAAAATGAATGAACTTATCAAGGACAGGTCTGTTCGTAAATTCTACAGAACTATTCTTTTTGGCGAATTCAGGGAAGAAGCTGATCTTAAAGCGTGGTTGAGGAAAGATAAGGCAAAGAATAAGGTTTTTATATATGACAGTGAAAAAGAAAATTCCGTTGAAATAGAAACTATAGTAAATCCTATAGAAATTTTTAAGAGTCAGGGCTATAGTTTTACTTATGCTGAGGTGGATCTTGTAACAGGCCGACCTCATCAGATAAGGGCTCATTTATCACATGTCGGGTGTCCTGTTATGGGAGACAGTAAATATGGCAGCAGTGAAAGCATCAGATGCAGTGAAAAATTTGGGATCAGACGCCAGATGCTTCATGCAGCAAGACTTGAATTTCCTAAATTAAAAGGTGAATTTGCTGCGTTATCAGAAAAAATCATTGAAGCCCCAATAGCTCAGGATATGAACTCGCTCTTAAAATTAAGATGAGATCTGAAATTGGAGAAAGCTGAAAATGGCAACATGGAAATCAAGAGGTCTTCGGGGATCAACCCTTGAAGACCTTATAAATAGAGCAAATGAGAAATATTTAGAGAATCATCTTTGCCTCATACAGAAGGTACCCACTCCTATAACGCCTATTGAATTTGACAAGGGTTCAAGGACTATTAAACTTGCTTATTTTGATAAAAAAAGTACGGTTGATTATATCGGTGTGGTTCAGGGGATACCGGTCTGTTTTGATGCAAAGGAATGTGCGGTGGATACCTTTACTCTTGCCAATATTCATGAACATCAGGTGAGGTTCATGGAGGAATACGAAAGGCAGGGTGGGGTGTCTTTTTTTCTAATCCATTATACTGGAAGAGGGATTTTTTATTATTTAAGATTTGCAAAACTGTATGAATTCTGGAAACGATGGGAAGGTGGAGGCCGCAGGAGTTTCAGGTTTGAAGAGATTGAAACAGATTTTATAATCGATCCGAGACCGGGAATGCCATTGCCTTATTTGGATGCTTTGCAGACTGACCTTGACAGACGCAGTGAAATCCCTGTATAATAAGCTAAGTTTTTAATTTGGTAGCACGTTACCACGATAAAGTGGAACCGATAAATATGTGTATTGTGAGGTGTGAAAGGTGAAAACAAATAGTTTATTACATACTCCGGAGGGCGTTCGTGATATATATGGGGATGAGCTTCAGAGAAAACTTAGTCTTGAGGAAAAACTTAGGGAAACGATCAGAAGTTTTGGCTACAACGATATAGAGACTCCTTCGTTTGAGTATTTTGATATTTATTCAAAGGAAATAGGCACAACACCTTCGAAGGAAATCTATAAATTTTTTGACAGTGAAAATAATACCCTGGCGCTTCGGCCTGACTTTACTCCGGGCGTTGTACGTTCAGCTGTTAAATATTTTATGGAAGATGAGCTTCCTATCAAACTTGTTTATCTTGGTAATACATTTTCAAACAGATCCGATCTGCAGGGTAAATTAAAGGAAATAACTGAGCTTGGAGTTGAACATTTGGGAAACGCTTCAGCAGATGCAGATGCAGAAATGATCTATATGGCAGTATGTCTTTTAAGGACTGCCGGTCTTAAGGATTTTCAGATCTGTCTTGGCACAGAGGAATATTTCAGAGGACTTTGTGAGGCAGCAGGACTTGAGAACGAAGACAGAGCTGATCTAAGTGAGCACATTCGAAATAAGAATTATTTCGGAACAATGGACTTTATTGAGTCTCTTGATATCAAGGATAACGTAAAAAATGCACTGGCTGCTTTTTCTGATTTCGCAGGAGATGTTGAAATACTTGATTCTGCCTATGAGCTTGCTAAGGGAATAAAGAGAAGCGAAGCGGCAATTGAGAGACTTAAGAATGTATATGATCTTTTGAAGATCTATGGTGTTGAAAATTATGTAAGCTTTGATCTGGGAATGCTTTCAAAGAGAGAGTATTATACCGGAATAGTTTTCAGGGCTTATACATTTGGAACCGGTGATGCGATCATCAGAGGCGGAAGATATGATAATCTTCTCGTAAAATTTGGTAAGGATGTTGCAGCTACAGGATTCACAGTTGTCATAGATGAACTTATGAATACTTTAAGTGCACAGCATATAGATATCAGTCTTGATCTTAAAAGAGCTATCGTTGCCTATGATGAAAAATCTCTTGCAGAAGCCCTTAGGCTTTGCGAAGAACTAAGGGCGGACGGAGTTGATACTGAAATGCTGAGCATAGCTTTTTCAGAGGAAAAACTGAAAATGCGGGCTAAAAACCTAGGCAATGCAAAGCTTTATTTTGTAATAGATGGAGAGCGAAAGGAGGAGGAGCTTTGAGATATCTTACATTTGCCCTTACAAAGGGACGTCTTGCGGAAAAGACTCTTGAACTCCTTGAGAAAAAAGGACTCGGCTGTAAAGAGATGGAAGATAAGAAGTCGAGAAAACTTATTTTTGTAAATGAGGAGAAAAAACTTAAATTCTTCCTTGCAAAAGGACCGGATGTGCCGACTTATGTCGAGCATGGAGCTGCAGATATTGGTGTTACCGGTAAAGACATCATCATGGAGGAAAACCGTAATATTTTTGAGGTTCTTGATCTTGGCTTTGGAAAATGCAGAATGTGTGTCTGCGGTCCAGAGGAAGCAAGGGAAAAACTCAATCATCATGAGATGATTCGTGTTGCAAGTAAATATCCGCTCATAGCAAAGGATTATTTTCACAATAAAAAGCATCAGACGGTCGATATCATTAAACTTAACGGTTCTATCGAGCTTGCGCCAATTGTAGGATTGAGCGATGTTATAGTAGATATCGTTGAGACAGGTGCAACATTAAGGGAAAATGGACTCAGCGTATTGGAAGAGGTTTGTCCTTTGTCAGCGCGAATGGTTGTAAATCAGGTTTCAATGCGCCTTGAGGCTGAGAGGATCAGGAAAATAATCAATGACTTGAAAGAGGAAATATAAAATGGGAATCAGAATCCTTGAACTTAATGACAAAATAAAAAATAATATTCTTGAAAATATGCTTAAAAGAAGCCCTTCCAGCTACAGAGAACATGAAGAGACTGTTAGGGAGATCATCGCCAATGTCAGAAAAGATGGTGATAAGGCAATTTTTGCATATGCTGAGAAATTTGACGGTGTAAGTCTAAACGCTGATAATTTCAGAGTCAGTGAAGAAGAAATTAAAGAGGCTCTTTCGGAAGTCGGAGATGAACTTTTGGGAGTAATGAAGCGCTCAATGGAAAACATCAGGGCATTTCATGAAAAACAGGTTCGCCAGAGCTTTTTTACTACAAAAGAAGACGGAAGTATTCTGGGACAGAGAATTACTCCGATAGCAAGAGTTGGTGTATACGTTCCAGGCGGTAAGGCAGTTTATCCTTCTTCAGTTCTCATGAATGTCGTTCCTGCACTTGTTGCCGGGGTTCCTGAAATCGTAATGACAACACCCTGTGGAAAGGACGGTAAGATCAACGCAAATGTCCTTGCGGCAGCGCACATCCTAGGAATCAAGGAAATATACAAGACAGGCGGAGCTCAGGCAATAGCAGCACTTGCGTTTGGAACAGAGAGTATTGCAAAGGCTGATAAGATTGTTGGTCCCGGAAACATTTTTGTTGCTTTGGCCAAAAGAGAGGTTTATGGTCACGTAAGCATAGATTCGATAGCAGGCCCTTCTGAGATAATGGTTCTTGCTGATGAAACAGCAAATGCTCATTTTGTGGCTGCTGATCTTTTAAGCCAGGCAGAACATGATGAGATGGCCTCCTCGATACTTGTGACAAATTCAGAAAAACTTGCGAAAGAAGTATCAGATGAGATAGATGGATACCTGAAAAAATTAAGCAGAAGTCAGATCATTGAAAAATCATTAGTAAATTATGGCTATGCTCTTGTTGCTGCTTCGATGGATGAAGCAATAGATGTTGTAAATGAGATTGCATCCGAACATTTGGAAATTGTAACGGCCAATCCATGGGAAACAATGACAAAGGTTAAGAATGCAGGAGCTATTTTCCTTGGCAGTTATTCGTCAGAACCGCTTGGTGATTATTTTGCCGGTCCTAATCATGTGCTTCCGACAAATGGTACTGCAAAATTCTTCTCACCGCTTTCAGTGGATGATTTTATAAAGAAATCTTCGGTAATTTCTTATTCAAAAGAAGCATTGGAAAAAGTACATAAGGACATAGAGGCTTTTGCAAAGGCTGAGGGACTTACAGCCCATGCGAATTCAATAGCTGTGAGGTTTGAGTAATGAACAGAAATGTATTTAAGCAAAGGACTACCCGAGAAACGGATATTAGTGTAAAATTAGATTTAGATGGAAGCGGAAAATCTGACATTGATACAGGCGTAGCTTTTTTTGACCATATGCTTGAAGGATTTGCACGTCATGGTTTTTTTGATCTTGAATTAAAATGTAAGGGCGACATAGAAGTAGACTGTCACCATACTGTTGAGGACTGCGGAATTGTTCTGGGTTCTGCAATTGCCGAAGCAGTCGGTGATAAGAAGGGCATAAAGCGTTTCGGACATTTTATACTTCCTATGGATGACGCGCTTGTGCTTTCGGCGGTGGATCTTTCCGGAAGACCATATCTTGATTTTAAGGTTGATTTTAAGAACGAAAAGTGTGGAGCTATGGATTCTGACCTCTTCAATGAATTTTTTTACGCGCTTTCATACAGTTCAATGATGAACATACACATACAAAAGCTTGCAGGAGAAAATGACCATCACATAGCGGAGGCTGCGTTTAAGTCATTTGCCAAGTCCCTTGATATGGCCGTTTCTTTTGACGAAAGAATTACAGATGTCCTTTCAACGAAAGGAAGTTTGTAAGAAAGAAGGACAGTTTATTTATGGATTACAAACAGATCGTGCCAAGCATATTCCTGAAAAACGGAGAGGCTGTTTCCTGGCCGGATAAGGATGAAAGAGTTACTGATGATCCTGTTCAGCTGGCACTTAATTATGCAAATTATGGTGCTGACAGTATCATAGTTTTCGATTTAGCAGAGGATTCTCATGGTCATGCCATAAATATAGGCGTGATAAGGAATATATGCAGAAATGTGGATATTCCGGTTATCGGTTCCGGAAACGTAGGACGTCTCGAAGATATAAAGAGAATGATATATGCGGGATGTTACAAGGCCTGTCTTAATTTTACAAGAAGGGTGGATACCAATCTTACAGAAGATGCGGGAAGACGTTTCGGACGAGAGCATATTGCAATTGCCGTTGATAATGTCAGGCAGCTTGAAGCAGGAACCATACAGATCAAAAATTATGTCAGTGAGATCATTCTTATAGGAAGTTTTGACCTGGAACTTTGTACAGAATGGGTTACAAAGAATTGCACAAAAAATGTAAATCCTATTAATATGGGGCTTGTACCTGTTTTCAGCAATAAAAGCTTTCATGATGCAGCAGCGGTTCTCAGAAGTTATGATATAACAGGAATTTCCGGCGGAGAATTGAACTGCAATTATAAGGAATTTATGAATTTTAAGAGACAGTGCAAGGGTCTCGGAGTTTCGGTAGATTCTTTTGAAAGCAAGTTAAGCTGGAGTGATTTTAAGCTTAATTCAGATGGGATGGTACCGGTAATCGTACAGGATTATAAAAATAATGAAGTCCTTATGCTTGCATATATGAACGAGAAGGCGTATGATGCTACAGTACAAAGCGGTATAATGACATATTGGAGCAGAAGCCGCAATGAACTTTGGGTAAAGGGCGATACATCAGGACATTATCAGTATGTCAAGAGCCTTACAGCTGACTGTGATACTGACACGATCCTGGCTAAGGTATATCAGGTCGGAGCCGCATGTCATACAGGTTCAAGATCATGCTTCTTTAATGAAATGCTTTCTAAGAATTTTGATAAATCAAATCCAATGGAAGTTTTCAATCAGGTTTATAGAAAAATCTGTGAATCAAGTGAGGCACCGGGAAGTGATTCCTATACAAACTATATGTTTGACAAAGGAATTGATAAGCTTCTAAAAAAACTTGGTGAGGAATGTACAGAAATAATTGTTGCAGCCAAGAATCCCGATCCTGAGGAAATAAAGTACAGTATGGCTGACTGGCTCTATAATGCAATGATCCTCATGAGCGAAAAAGGCGTTACATGGGAAGATGTTGCCAGAGAAGTCGCACACCGTTAAAGTAAGTAAATACGAAAACACTTTTCAATATAAATATATTTTTATATTGAAAAGTGTTTTCATGGTTTTAGAAAAGAATGAGTAAGAGAAATTAAGCGTATGAAAAAAACAGCATTAAAGGATGAATATCTGCTTGAGATCGAAAAGCCGGAACGTTATATAGGAAACGAGATCAATGCAGTTTTTAAGGAAAAAGAAAAGGTAGATATCCGTTTTGCCATGTGTTTTCCGGATGTCTATGAAATAGGAATGTCCCATTTGGGGATACAGATCCTATATGACATGTTTAATAAGCGGGAGGACGTTTGGTGTGAAAGAGTTTATTCGCCATGGCTTGACCTGGATAAACTTATGCGTGAACGTCATATCCCGCTTTTTGCTCTTGAATCACAGGACAGGATAAAAGACTTTGATTTCCTTGGAATAACATTGCAGTATGAGATGTGCTATACAAATATCTTGCAGATATTGGATTTATCAGGAATTGCTTTAACTGCCTCTGAGAGAACAGAAGAGGATCCTATTGTTATAGGCGGAGGTCCCTGCACTTATAATCCGGAGCCGATAGCAGAATTTTTTGACATTTTCTATATAGGTGAGGGTGAAATATCTTATGATCCTCTTTTTGATCTTTATAAAGAGTGCAAAAAGGCCGGTATGAGCAGAAAAGAGTTTCTTAAAAAGGCTGCTAATATACCGGGTATTTATGTACCCCAGTTTTATGAGGCTGAATACAACGAGGATGGTACAATTGCTTCGTTTAAGCCGACGATAGATGGGGTACCTGAAGTAATTGAGAAACAAATAGTAATGAATCTTGACGAGGTGTCATATCCGGAGAAGCCTTTGGTACCTTTTATTAGAGTTACGCAGGACAGAGCTGTGCTTGAGATAATGCGTGGCTGTATCAGGGGCTGCCGATTTTGTCAGGCAGGTCAGATTTACAGACCGGTCAGAGAAAGAAGCCTGGACTTTTTGAAGGCAAAGGCTCGCGCTATACTTGATTCAACCGGACAGGATGAGATAACCCTAAGTTCACTTTCATCTTCGGATTACAGTCATCTTGGTGAACTTGTTCTCTGGCTTATTGATAATTACAGGGATAAGTATATCAATATTTCCCTGCCATCACTTAGAATAGATTCCTTTGCTCTCGATATAATGAGCAGAGTACAGGATGTAAAGAAAGGATCTCTTACATTTGCATCAGAGGCCGGATCTCAGAGACTCAGGGATGTTATAAACAAAGGAATCACCGAAGAGGATATTATGCGTGGTTCAGCTGAGGCTTTTAAGGGTGGCTGGAATAAGGTTAAACTTTATTTTATGCTCGGTCTTCCTACAGAAACAGACGAGGATGTTAAGGCTATAGCTGAGCTTGCAAATGCAGTGGCTGCAAATTATTTCGAGACAGTACCCAAAGAGGATCGTAAGGGAATAAGAGTAATGGTTACATCTTCTGCATCTTTCTTCATACCTAAACCCTTTACGCCTTTCCAGTGGGCTGCAATGAATTCAGCAGATGAATTTTTAAGAAAGGCGCATTTACTTGGTGATGCATTCAAGGAGCAGATCAATAAAAAGTCGCTTAAATTCCAATATCATGAGAATAATTTAAGCGAATTGGAGGGCCTTTTTGCCAGAGGTGACAGAAAGCTTTCCAAACTTTTGAAGGCAGCATACAAAAAGGGCTGTTTATATGATTCATGGTCTGAGTGTTTTGACGTTGATAAATGGAATGAGGCTATTGAGGAGTGTGGAGTAGATCTTGAGTTCTATACACAGAGAGAAAGAAGCCTCGATGAGAAATTCCCGTGGGATTTCATAGATATAGGAGTTACAAAGGATTTCCTTAAAAATCAGTGGCTTGAAGCGCATGCTGAAAGAGTGACGCCAAACTGCCGTCAGAAATGTTCCGGATGCGGAGCGGCTAAATTCGGAGGAGGTGTTTGCTTTGAGCAGCGATAATATTAAGTTAAGAGTAAAGTTTTCAAAGCATGGTCTTATGAAGTATATAGGTCACCTTGACTGTATGAGATATTTTCAGAAGCTAATAAGACGAACAGGAGTAGATATTGCATATTCGGCAGGATTTTCTCCGCATCAGATCATGTCCTTTGCCCAGCCTCTCGGAGTTGGACTCGAGAGTGAGGGTGAGTACATGGATATCGAAGTAAGATCTGCTATGAGCTCGAAAGAAATGATCGATCAGATGAATTCGGCTCAGGCAGAGGGTATGAAGGTCGTAGATGTCGTCAGGCTTCCGGAAAAATGCGGAAACGCAATGGCCAGCGTTGCAATAGCGGAATATTTAGTATCATTCAGAGAGGATAAAAAACCTCAATTTGATATTTCATCATCAATAGAAAAGTTTAATGCATCTGATGAGATAATCATTGAAAAAAAGACAAAGAAGGGTTCCAGAGAGCTTAACTTAAAAGAATTCGTATATAAGATAGAAGTTAAAGATGACGAAAAAATCTTTATGAGGTTATGTGCAGGCAGCGGAACCAATATTAAACCCGGACTTGTGATCGGAGAATTATATGCAATGAATGGAGATTCGGGTTTTGATGATGAGGATATTCTGGTGACAAGACTGGATTTATTTGATTCGGAGGGAAAGGCTCTTATAGAGGCCGGAGAACATTTTTGAAAAATAAATATCTGATAAGTGAATACAAGAATAAGCGCTTTTGTGCAATATATGAGGATGATATTCCGGTAGAATTCATATTTATTGAAAATTCGGATTATACTGTTGGCAGCATTTATATAGGTCATGTAGAGTCCATTATAAAAAATCTAAATGCCGCCTTTGTTGACCTTGGTAACGGAATAAAGGGATATCTGCCTTTGAAAACGCCTGACAGTGTCAAAGCCGGAACTGATATAACGGTACAGATCGAGAAAGAAGCTATAAAATCGAAAGAGATTCGACTTACTGAAGATATTTCGATCGGAGGAAAATTTCTTGCAATTTCAAAGGGACGTCCGGGAATCGGAATCTCAAGAAAAATTTCATCTGAAGAAGTCAGAAACAGGCTGAAAAGAGCTTTTGAAGAATTTATAGAAAACGATCCTGATTTAAATAAATTTTTTGCAGGTAAGGAACACGGGATGGTTGTCCGTACTGCGGCTGCAGAGGCTGATTTTGAAGAGATAAAGACGGAGCTTGTCAGTATTGTTGATGTTTTCAGGAAAACAGTTGATTTTGCAGAAAACAGAACCTGTCATTCCTGTCTTTATAAACCTCTCGCAGAATATCTGTTAAGAATTAGGGATTCAAAGTCTGAGATAGAGAGAATAGTTACAGACCTTCCGGATATTTATGATGAATGCAGGAGTGTATTTGATGATTCGAAAGAAATAATTGATGCTTTGGCGTTATATGAAGATGAAATGTTGCCATTAATAAAGCTATACAGCATAGAAGCTGTTTTTGAAGAGGCGCTTCATAAAAAAGTATGGATGAGATCAGGAGGCTTTCTGGTAATTGAACCAACTGAAGCACTTACAGTTATAGACGTGAACAGCGGGAAGAATATTAAAGGAAAAAATAAACAGAAACTTATTTTTGAAACAAATAAGGAGGCTGTTTATGAAACTGCAAGACAGCTCAGATTAAGAAATATTTCCGGGATAATCATTATTGATTTTATAAATATGGCAGATGAGAATTATAAGGTAGAAATTATATCCGAAATAAAAAGAGTTTTGAAAAAAGACAGTGTTCAGACCAGGTTTATAGATTTTACACCGCTTGGCTTGGCGGAAGTTACAAGAGAAAAGATACACAGACCTCTTTGGGAAAATCTGCGGATTTAATGTTACTGTTCACACCTTACAGGTGCTCACAGTAACTGGATTTGCCCATTTTAAGATTGCCTGCGGCAATAGGGCAAATCCATATTTCCTGTTTTATGCTGTCTTACGCTCAGCGCAGCAGGTGCGCAGAGCTGTGTGAACAGTAACGATTTAATTTCATTTAATCTCTTTTAGAAAATTTTTATTGACGAATTGGGAAAGCTGTGATAACTTATTAGAGTATGCCGCATGCCGTGGTAGAAGTCTGTATAAAATACAGCACCGAAGGCAGCGAGTAATTATTTCAGGAGGTGTCCTATGTACGCAATTATTGCAACAGGCGGAAAACAGTACAAGGTTTCGGAGGGCGATGTTATTTTCGTAGAAAAGCTCGATGCCGAGAAGGATAGTGCTGTTACGTTTGATCAGGTTCTTGCAATTGGCGGTGATAAGCTTGCAGTAGGCAGTGAAGTTGCTAATGCATCTGTTTCAGCTAAGGTTGTTGATCAGGTTAAAGGCAAAAAAGTCATTGTTTACCACTACAAGAGAAAGACCGGCTACCACAAGAAGAATGGTCACAGACAAGCATACACAAAAGTACAGATCGAAAAGATTAACGCTTAATTTTTAATCGTATGATTCGTGTAAATGTCTATAAAAGCGGTAAGGGGAAAATAAGAGGATTCAAATGTCTGGGTCATGCAGAATATGCAGACGCGGGCGAGGATATAGTCTGCGCGGCAGTGTCGATGCTTGTTATAAATACTATAAACAGCATTCAGACCTTTCTGCCGGACGAGCATATAACTGTTAAGAATGACCAGGAGAGCGGACTTATCGAATGCAATTTCGAAAATGAACCCTCTGACCAGGCTGCTTTACTATTAAATTCCATGCTACTCGGATTAAAAAGTGTGGAAGAAAATTATCAGGGTAATTACCTGAAGATAGAAAAATGATTTAAGGAGGAAAAAGGCCATGTTAAATATGAACCTTCAGTTCTTCGCTCATAAAAAGGGAGTAGGATCAACCAAGAACGGTCGTGATTCTGAGTCCAAGAGATTAGGTGCGAAGAGAGCAGACGGCCAGTTCGTTAAGGCTGGAAATATTCTTTACAGACAGCGTGGAACCCATATTCACCCGGGTAAGAACGTCGGTAGAGGCGGAGATGATACACTTTTCGCTAAGATTGACGGAATCTGCAGATTTGAGAGAGTAGGCAGATATCGTACTCAGGCTAGCGTATACGCAGTAGAGCAGGCAGCTGAATAATCCTTAATTAAGGAGCAGCTTTGAAACGGAAGGGGTTTCGGACGCATGGAGCTTTTTTGCAGTATTATTATGCAAAAGTTTCATAGTCTGAAACTCCTTCTTTCTATTCATATCAGGCTTGGCGGCA is from Lachnospiraceae bacterium C1.1 and encodes:
- the rpmA gene encoding 50S ribosomal protein L27; this translates as MLNMNLQFFAHKKGVGSTKNGRDSESKRLGAKRADGQFVKAGNILYRQRGTHIHPGKNVGRGGDDTLFAKIDGICRFERVGRYRTQASVYAVEQAAE